In Deltaproteobacteria bacterium PRO3, the genomic window TGATGATCCTCTTGGGCGCCGACTTCGTCGGCATCATCCAAATCCTGGTCTACGTCGGCGGCATTTTGGTGCTCTACCTCTTCGCCGTCCTCATGACCGCCGGCATCGGCGACGTGAAGCTCTCCAACCCGATGATCTCGGTGAAGATCGCCGTTCCGGCCTTGCTGCTCCTGCTGCTCCTCTTGGGCAAGCTGATCTACGGCACCACCTGGTTCGTCGTCGAGGCGCCCCAGGCCCAGCCGACCACCGCCGCCATCGGCCAGACCCTCTTGAAAGAATACCTGCTGCCCTTCGAGCTGATCTC contains:
- a CDS encoding NADH-quinone oxidoreductase subunit J, encoding MSPIEPLVFTGLSALTITACALIAFSRNLVYSAFSLLGAFAGIAGLMILLGADFVGIIQILVYVGGILVLYLFAVLMTAGIGDVKLSNPMISVKIAVPALLLLLLLLGKLIYGTTWFVVEAPQAQPTTAAIGQTLLKEYLLPFELISILLLAALVGAVAAARREVK